In a single window of the Caldilineales bacterium genome:
- a CDS encoding response regulator transcription factor — translation MRERLLCIGKPATNGKACAFLKEQGYEVAEVDGLRPSLRALDAFRADLVIVDAVDINPVNLHRITHAAGRKPQAPFVVLLLSNHSSLDHEALWDEYIARPFTPRRLGNVVRKLLDSRPGFIVRLGPLTLDRRTRMVISTKGLCQLTPKQFQLLDIMFKHPGGLVTRKQFMQEVWNTSYLGDTRTLDVHMRWLRECIEEDADHPVLVRTYRGRGYCLDVEGPVQVGGEPLELAAEQVANH, via the coding sequence ATGCGAGAGCGTCTGTTGTGCATTGGTAAGCCGGCCACCAACGGCAAAGCCTGCGCCTTCCTGAAAGAGCAGGGCTACGAGGTCGCCGAGGTGGATGGGCTGCGCCCGAGTCTGCGGGCGCTGGATGCGTTTCGGGCCGACCTGGTGATCGTCGATGCCGTTGACATCAACCCGGTCAACCTGCATCGCATCACCCATGCCGCCGGGCGCAAACCGCAGGCGCCGTTCGTCGTTCTCCTGCTCAGCAATCACAGCAGCCTCGACCATGAGGCCCTGTGGGATGAGTACATCGCCCGGCCGTTCACCCCGCGTCGCCTGGGCAATGTAGTGCGCAAGCTGCTGGACTCGCGGCCGGGCTTCATCGTCCGCCTGGGGCCTCTGACGCTGGATCGACGGACGCGCATGGTGATTTCGACCAAGGGGCTGTGCCAGTTGACGCCCAAACAGTTTCAGCTTCTGGACATCATGTTCAAGCATCCCGGTGGCTTGGTGACGCGCAAGCAGTTCATGCAGGAAGTGTGGAACACGAGCTATCTGGGCGATACCCGCACGTTGGATGTGCACATGCGTTGGCTGCGCGAGTGCATCGAAGAGGACGCCGATCATCCCGTTCTGGTGCGGACCTATCGCGGCCGGGGCTATTGCCTGGATGTGGAGGGGCCGGTGCAGGTAGGGGGCGAACCGCTGGAGTTGGCCGCCGAACAGGTCGCCAACCACTAA
- the rplS gene encoding 50S ribosomal protein L19, translating to MTYLLKSLEDQQLKEETPDLRVGDTVKVHNRIVEGKNERIQVFQGTIIGLSGGGPAESVTVRKIGAHGVGVERIFRLHSPRVEKIEVVRGGKIRRAKLYFLRDRVGKQARLKQERR from the coding sequence ATGACTTACCTTCTGAAATCACTCGAAGACCAGCAACTGAAAGAAGAAACCCCCGATCTGCGGGTGGGCGACACCGTCAAGGTGCACAATCGCATCGTCGAAGGCAAGAACGAACGCATCCAGGTCTTCCAGGGCACGATCATTGGCTTGAGCGGCGGCGGGCCGGCCGAAAGTGTGACCGTTCGCAAGATCGGAGCGCACGGTGTGGGCGTCGAGCGCATCTTCCGGCTGCATTCGCCGCGCGTGGAGAAGATCGAGGTCGTGCGCGGCGGCAAGATCCGGCGCGCCAAGCTCTACTTCCTGCGCGACCGCGTGGGCAAGCAAGCCCGCCTGAAGCAGGAACGGCGCTAG
- a CDS encoding 50S ribosomal protein L25 has product MQQVLTVEPRSQTGSAAKKVRHAGMVPGVVYGQGQPATPMQFSEFDLLKILRAGGPSQLIEIQGLGGSSLHVLLREVQRHPTRRNILHADFYRVQMDVAVRTEVPVHFSGESEAIRNGAVLIHHLDKVHVECLPGLIPEAYTVDLGKLVTFDDVIRVSDLPQFEGVRLHHDAEEVVMSVAPPRVLEDEEGAPAAEVAEPEVIRKGKAEEEG; this is encoded by the coding sequence ATGCAACAAGTTCTTACTGTCGAGCCTCGCAGCCAGACCGGTAGCGCTGCCAAGAAGGTGCGCCATGCCGGCATGGTTCCGGGCGTCGTCTATGGTCAGGGCCAGCCTGCCACACCCATGCAGTTCAGTGAATTCGACCTGCTCAAGATCCTGCGCGCCGGCGGGCCCAGCCAGCTGATCGAGATCCAGGGGCTGGGCGGATCGAGCCTTCATGTCCTCTTGCGCGAGGTCCAGCGCCACCCCACCCGCCGCAACATCCTCCACGCCGATTTCTATCGCGTCCAGATGGATGTCGCCGTCCGCACCGAGGTTCCGGTTCATTTCAGCGGCGAGTCCGAGGCCATCCGCAACGGCGCTGTGCTCATCCACCATCTCGACAAGGTGCATGTCGAGTGCCTTCCCGGCCTTATCCCCGAGGCCTACACCGTCGATCTCGGCAAGCTGGTCACCTTCGATGATGTCATTCGCGTCTCCGACCTGCCGCAGTTCGAGGGCGTCCGTCTGCACCACGACGCCGAGGAAGTGGTGATGAGTGTGGCGCCGCCGCGCGTCCTCGAAGACGAGGAAGGCGCACCGGCGGCCGAGGTGGCCGAGCCTGAAGTCATTCGCAAGGGCAAGGCCGAGGAAGAAGGCTGA
- a CDS encoding protein-glutamate O-methyltransferase family protein: MTSEPGSFARATIVERKPQIIRQVVAENTYPLAIVAELVALADEIAEQTLQPLHEDAADAADWNQAWHEHEGKTWLELPWYFAETYFYRRLLQAVRYLQPGPWQFHDPFGVQKQRQEAQAVRQLAAGWAGLQAAEPDLVFEMLLYSALWGNRADLSNFTLQVQAQAGLAARDERHLLLIDHTPLVHEFLRRWVQRLAIVTDNVGLDLLFDLALADFLLQQGWVGQVVFYLKDRPFFVSDAMPGDAERAVELLRADGEPAVSGLGQRLAEAVRSGGIRLSTDPFWSSFRMFPDLPDPLRAELATADLTILKGDVNYRRLLDDRHWPYTTAFESVAERFRLPRPFLVLRTLKGEIMVGLGPEQAEQLAAADPTWLINGKRGVIQAVGLSASLAHR; encoded by the coding sequence ATGACCTCCGAACCTGGCTCGTTTGCCCGCGCCACCATCGTCGAGCGCAAGCCGCAGATCATCCGCCAGGTCGTGGCCGAAAACACCTATCCCCTCGCCATCGTCGCCGAATTGGTCGCTTTGGCCGATGAAATCGCCGAGCAGACGCTACAACCCCTGCACGAAGACGCCGCCGACGCCGCCGACTGGAATCAGGCCTGGCACGAACACGAAGGCAAGACCTGGCTGGAGTTGCCCTGGTATTTTGCCGAGACCTACTTCTATCGCCGCCTGCTTCAGGCCGTGCGCTATCTCCAGCCCGGTCCCTGGCAGTTCCACGACCCCTTCGGCGTGCAGAAACAACGGCAAGAAGCACAGGCCGTGCGCCAACTGGCGGCCGGTTGGGCTGGATTGCAGGCGGCTGAACCCGACCTCGTCTTCGAGATGCTGCTGTACTCGGCCCTGTGGGGCAACCGCGCCGACCTGAGCAATTTCACCCTGCAGGTGCAGGCGCAGGCCGGGCTGGCCGCCCGCGACGAGCGCCATCTGCTGTTGATCGACCACACCCCCCTGGTGCACGAATTCCTGCGGCGCTGGGTGCAACGGCTGGCCATCGTCACGGACAATGTGGGGCTGGACTTGCTCTTCGATCTGGCCCTGGCCGATTTCCTGCTCCAGCAGGGGTGGGTGGGCCAGGTCGTCTTCTATCTCAAAGACCGACCCTTCTTCGTCTCCGACGCCATGCCGGGCGACGCTGAACGCGCGGTCGAGTTGCTGCGGGCGGATGGAGAGCCGGCTGTGTCCGGGTTGGGCCAGCGGCTGGCCGAGGCGGTGCGGTCGGGCGGCATCCGCCTGAGCACCGACCCGTTCTGGTCGAGTTTCCGTATGTTCCCCGACCTGCCCGACCCTCTGCGAGCCGAACTCGCGACGGCCGATTTGACTATCCTCAAGGGCGATGTCAACTATCGCCGCCTGTTGGATGACCGCCACTGGCCCTACACCACCGCCTTCGAGTCTGTGGCCGAGCGTTTTCGGCTCCCCCGGCCCTTCCTTGTCCTGCGCACGCTCAAGGGCGAGATTATGGTGGGGCTTGGGCCGGAGCAAGCGGAGCAACTGGCGGCCGCAGACCCCACCTGGTTGATCAACGGGAAGCGGGGCGTGATTCAGGCGGTCGGGCTTAGCGCATCTCTTGCCCACCGGTGA
- the srlD gene encoding sorbitol-6-phosphate dehydrogenase — protein MSNTLLDRIALVTGGAQGLGAALCLRLAQEGCHVAVADLNQAGAEATAADIANQTGRRTLGIGVDVTSEASVEAMVQRLLAEFGQLDICVANAGVLVAEAIWEFPAEKWKLVSDVNLFGFFLTAKHAAIAMMPRKQGVIIQINSKSGKKGSFKNSAYAASKFGGIGLTQSIALDLAEHGIRVNAICPGNLLDSPLWVNSLYKQYAKKLGISEAEVRQRYIDQVPMKRGCTYDDVANVLVFLASDQSSYMTGQAINVTGGQEMR, from the coding sequence ATGTCAAACACCTTGCTTGATCGCATCGCTCTCGTCACCGGCGGGGCGCAGGGGCTGGGCGCGGCGCTGTGCCTGCGGCTGGCCCAGGAAGGCTGCCATGTCGCCGTCGCCGACCTCAACCAGGCGGGCGCCGAAGCGACCGCCGCCGACATCGCCAACCAAACCGGCCGCCGCACCCTGGGCATCGGCGTCGATGTCACCAGCGAAGCCAGCGTCGAAGCCATGGTGCAGCGCCTGCTGGCCGAGTTCGGCCAGCTCGACATCTGCGTGGCCAACGCCGGCGTGCTGGTGGCCGAGGCCATCTGGGAATTCCCCGCCGAAAAGTGGAAGCTGGTGAGCGATGTCAACCTATTCGGCTTCTTCCTCACCGCCAAACACGCCGCCATCGCCATGATGCCGCGCAAACAGGGCGTCATCATCCAGATCAACTCCAAATCGGGCAAGAAAGGCAGCTTCAAAAACTCGGCCTACGCCGCCAGCAAATTTGGCGGCATCGGCCTGACCCAAAGCATCGCCCTCGACCTGGCCGAGCACGGCATCCGGGTCAACGCCATCTGCCCCGGCAACCTGCTCGATTCGCCCCTGTGGGTCAACTCGCTCTACAAACAGTATGCCAAAAAGCTGGGGATCAGCGAGGCCGAAGTCCGCCAACGCTACATCGACCAGGTGCCGATGAAGCGCGGCTGCACCTACGACGATGTGGCCAACGTCCTCGTCTTTTTGGCCTCGGACCAGTCCAGCTACATGACCGGGCAGGCCATCAACGTCACCGGTGGGCAAGAGATGCGCTAA
- a CDS encoding alcohol dehydrogenase catalytic domain-containing protein — protein sequence MTDKLTAFRQAGAPLPATNHLWPLFGAGLDNLGVENRPIETSLPTFGPDELLVRHDATGLCFSDIKVIGLGEKHPRIYRNMRENPITLGHEIAMTVVGVGEHLRDQYKVGDRFTIQADINVGGVGYAYGYEIQGGLSEYNVIDQRILDGDDGNYLLRVQPTTGYAESALTEPWACVTAAYELKYRTGLRPGGVTWIIGSHADPGQEYTLSAGFDANSHPRALLLTDVPADLEAWLRTGAKTLGVEVMAAPDVANPPLDKIDDIVLLGATSELIETVSPRLADFGIVALVADQPLARPVSVDIGRVHYNRWVYTGGRSPDIARAYSDTPVRSSLKPGGRAWFVGAGGPMGRMHVQRAIQKPNGPGIIVCSDVSTLRLGDLQDSYAAEAAEKGIEFICLNPMEKESYAAGMAPFKAAGFDDIIVLAPIPPVIADAGKWLADKGVMNVFAGVARGTMTTLDLSDAYLKDARVIGHSASSIEDLRQMLHDTETGELSPNRSVAAIGSLNAAKEGLKAVQDTTFPGKVVIWPQIKDFPLTALPDLKDSLPTVYAKLKDGKEWTIAAEEEFLRIMLP from the coding sequence ATGACCGACAAACTCACCGCCTTCCGACAGGCCGGCGCCCCGCTGCCGGCCACCAACCACCTCTGGCCGCTCTTCGGCGCCGGGCTGGACAATCTCGGCGTCGAGAATCGCCCCATCGAGACCTCTCTCCCCACCTTTGGCCCCGATGAACTCCTGGTGCGCCACGACGCCACCGGCCTCTGCTTCTCGGACATCAAGGTCATCGGCCTGGGCGAGAAACACCCGCGCATCTACCGCAACATGCGAGAAAACCCGATCACGCTCGGCCACGAAATCGCCATGACGGTGGTGGGGGTGGGCGAACACCTGCGCGACCAGTACAAGGTCGGCGATCGCTTCACCATCCAGGCCGACATCAACGTGGGCGGGGTGGGCTATGCCTACGGCTACGAGATCCAGGGCGGGCTGTCGGAGTACAACGTCATCGACCAGCGCATCCTCGACGGCGATGATGGCAACTACCTCCTGCGCGTGCAACCCACCACCGGCTACGCCGAAAGCGCCCTCACCGAACCGTGGGCCTGCGTGACCGCCGCCTACGAACTCAAATATCGTACCGGCCTGCGGCCCGGCGGCGTGACCTGGATCATCGGCAGCCACGCCGACCCCGGCCAGGAATACACCCTCAGCGCCGGCTTCGACGCCAACTCGCACCCACGGGCCTTGTTGTTGACCGATGTCCCCGCCGACCTGGAAGCCTGGCTGCGGACCGGGGCGAAAACGCTCGGCGTCGAAGTCATGGCCGCGCCCGATGTGGCCAACCCGCCCCTCGACAAGATCGATGACATCGTCCTCCTGGGCGCCACCTCCGAGCTGATCGAGACCGTCAGCCCACGCCTGGCCGATTTCGGCATCGTTGCCCTTGTCGCCGACCAGCCGCTCGCCCGCCCGGTGAGTGTGGACATCGGCCGGGTGCACTACAACCGCTGGGTGTACACCGGCGGCCGCAGCCCCGACATCGCCCGCGCTTATAGCGACACCCCCGTGCGCTCGTCGCTCAAGCCCGGCGGCCGGGCCTGGTTCGTGGGCGCGGGCGGGCCGATGGGCCGGATGCACGTCCAGCGCGCCATCCAGAAGCCCAACGGCCCCGGCATCATCGTCTGCTCGGATGTCAGCACCCTGCGGCTGGGCGATTTGCAGGACTCTTACGCCGCCGAAGCCGCCGAAAAGGGCATCGAATTCATCTGCCTGAACCCGATGGAGAAAGAAAGCTACGCCGCCGGCATGGCTCCGTTCAAAGCGGCCGGCTTCGACGATATCATCGTCCTCGCCCCGATCCCGCCCGTCATCGCCGACGCAGGCAAGTGGCTGGCCGACAAGGGGGTGATGAACGTCTTTGCGGGGGTGGCGCGCGGGACGATGACCACACTCGACCTCAGCGACGCCTATCTCAAGGATGCCCGCGTCATCGGCCACTCGGCCTCGTCCATCGAAGACCTGCGCCAGATGCTGCACGACACCGAGACCGGCGAACTCTCGCCCAACCGCTCGGTGGCCGCCATTGGTTCGCTCAACGCCGCCAAAGAGGGGCTGAAAGCCGTCCAGGACACCACTTTCCCCGGCAAGGTCGTCATCTGGCCGCAGATCAAGGACTTCCCCCTCACCGCCCTCCCCGACCTGAAAGACTCGCTCCCCACCGTCTACGCCAAACTCAAGGACGGCAAAGAGTGGACGATCGCGGCGGAGGAAGAGTTTTTGCGGATTATGTTGCCGTGA
- a CDS encoding aldo/keto reductase yields the protein MIYRRLGRTGLRVSAIGIGAWQFGGEWGRAFAVAEVAAILGRAADLGVNLVDTAECYGDHVSERLIGQALAGRRERWVVATKFGHRWLGHLARADRWQPAQVRQQLEASLRALQTDFIDLYQFHSGGNAVFENDELWAMLNEQVRLGKVRHLGVSVSSKGDPMHQIERATAVGASVIQIVYNRLERGPEAAALPVCLKHDLGVLARVPLASGLLGGKYRPGTEFSQADDMRSSLPAERVQAQLAEVELIRREELPAGAEMAAWALAWCLRHPAVSAVIPGCKTVAQVEANVAAIALLA from the coding sequence ATGATCTACCGCCGTCTCGGCCGCACCGGCTTGCGCGTCTCGGCCATCGGCATCGGCGCCTGGCAGTTCGGCGGCGAATGGGGCCGGGCGTTCGCGGTCGCGGAAGTGGCTGCCATCCTCGGCCGGGCGGCCGATCTGGGCGTCAATCTGGTCGATACGGCCGAATGCTACGGCGACCATGTTTCCGAACGGCTGATCGGCCAGGCGCTGGCCGGGCGAAGGGAGCGGTGGGTCGTGGCCACCAAGTTCGGGCACCGTTGGCTGGGCCACCTGGCCCGCGCCGATCGCTGGCAGCCGGCGCAGGTGAGGCAGCAACTCGAGGCTTCGCTGCGCGCCCTGCAGACCGACTTCATCGACCTCTATCAGTTTCATTCCGGCGGCAACGCCGTCTTCGAAAACGACGAACTATGGGCGATGCTCAACGAGCAGGTGCGGCTGGGCAAGGTGCGGCATCTGGGCGTGTCGGTCAGCTCGAAGGGCGACCCCATGCACCAGATCGAGCGAGCGACGGCGGTAGGGGCGAGTGTGATCCAGATCGTCTACAACCGGCTAGAGCGCGGCCCCGAGGCCGCCGCCCTGCCTGTCTGCCTGAAACACGACCTGGGCGTGCTGGCCCGCGTGCCCCTGGCCAGCGGTCTGCTGGGCGGCAAGTACCGGCCGGGGACGGAGTTCAGCCAGGCCGATGACATGCGTTCCTCGCTGCCGGCGGAGCGCGTGCAGGCGCAACTGGCCGAGGTCGAGCTCATCCGCCGGGAAGAGCTTCCGGCGGGGGCGGAGATGGCGGCCTGGGCATTGGCCTGGTGCCTGCGCCATCCGGCCGTCAGCGCCGTCATCCCCGGCTGCAAGACCGTCGCCCAAGTCGAGGCCAATGTCGCAGCGATTGCTCTATTAGCTTGA